The Methanomassiliicoccus sp. genome contains the following window.
CCATGTCCGGGTTGAACTTCCACAGGGAAGCTATATGTATCCTCGGAAGGCATCATCATTGGGGGTCTCGTGTTTATCGGCTGTAGCGGATGGTCTTTCGAGGATTGGGTAGGTAGGTTCTACCCTGTCAACATGGCCAAAAAGAAGGAGGAATGGCTCAGATATTACTCCGGCTACTTCAACACAGTGGAGATAAACAGCACCTTCTTCCGCGAACCGGAGGATTTCATCGTTAACGGTTGGATAAAGAAAGGCTCCGTGCTGAAGGACTTCGAGTTCTCCGTGAAGATGCCGCAGACGGTCACTCATCAAGCCCTAGTAAAGAACGAGGGCGAGCAGGCAGGGGTCATGGCCTCGTCATTCGAGGTCCGCTGCGTCAAGCCGTTGGCGGAGAGCGGACTGCTGGGAGCGGCCCTGCTGCAACTGTCACCCTCCTTCGAGAACGAGGAAGGACCCCGTGAGGCCCTGCGCAGCGCCCTCAGCGCTCTGGACACGGACGTCTACCGCTACGCCGTGGAGTTCCGCCACGGTTCGTGGTTCGACGGCACCAGCGGGGATCTGGAGGAACAGGCGTTCGAACTGTTGCAGTCCCTCAATGTCGCCAATGTCCTGGCGGACGGACCGGAAGCTCCTGCAGGTAGGAAATGTTCTGCCAACCACGCCTACTTCCGCTTCCACGGGCGTACACGGGAAGTTTGGTCGGACCAGGAGCAGGAGGAGTCCCTCCGCCTCAGCCGCTTCGACCACCTTTATGATGATGAGGAGATGAAGAAGCTGGCAGCAAGTGTGCAGGTGGTGTCTGCCACTCGTTCCCAGACGCGCGCCTATTTCTGCAACAATAGCAGGGCCAAATCCGTCAGGAACGCTTTGCAGCTGATGGACCATCTAGGCATCGCCCACAAGGAGAAGGACATACCGGTGGACGACCATTCGGCCGTGGGCCCCTTCCTGATGAGCAAGCGCTAAGGCCAGAGGTCATCACCGTGATCCGTGGCGAGGACATGCCCAAAATGATAAAGCCCATCTACGACGATATGGTGAACGTGGGACCGGTCGGGGGGTTGAGGGAGCTGTTCGAGGCCTCTTCCATAGCAGTGGTGGGGGCCTCAAGATCGGAGGGCAAGATCGGTCATGTGGTTCTCAGGAACATCATCGGCTCCGGCTACCGCGGGGCGCTGTACCCGGTGAACCCCAAGGCGGACAACATCCTCGGCCTGAGGACGTACCCGGACGTATCCTCGATACCGGGTGAGGTGGAGATGGTGGTGATCACCGTTCCCAACCACGCCGTTCCCCAGGTGATGGAGGATGCAGGAGAGAAGAGGGTGAAGGTGGCCGTGGTCATCACCGCCGGCTTCAAGGAGACCGGCAGGAAGGGCGCGGAGCTGGAACAGCAGGTGGGGGAGATAGCCCGCAAGCACGGCATCCGTGTGCTGGGCCCCAACTGCCTAGGGGTCATCAGCACATCCAACGGCATGAACGCCACCTTCACCAATGACTATCCGAGGGAGGGGTCGGTGGCCATCACCTCGCAGTCCGGGGCTATCTGTTCGGTGGTGCTGGACTGGGCCCGGGCGACCAGGATCGGCTTCTCCAAGTTCGTGTCCGTCGGCAACAAGCTGGACATCGATGAGGCGGACCTGATGACCTATCTCAAGGATGATGAAGGCACCAGGGTCATCGGCATGTACATCGAGGGCATGGCCCGCGGCCAGGAGTTCATGACGGCTGCGAGGGCGGTGACGCGCGAGAAGCCGGTGATCGCCCTCAAGGCAGGTCGTACCGCCTTCGGAGCGAAGGCGACCTCATCCCACACCGGGGCCCTTTCGGGCAGCGACCAGGTCTACGAGGCCGCCCTGGCGCAGTCAGGAGTAATACGCGTGGACACCATCGATGAGCTGTTCGACCTGCTCCAGGCCTTCGGAACGCTCGCCCTCCCGCAGGGAGATGGGCTGGCGATCGTCACTAACGCCGGTGGCCTGGGCGTTCTCGCAGCAGATGCGGTGTCCGATCACGGCATAACCCTGGCGTCCTTCACAAAGGAGACGGTGGAGCGGCTGGCATCGGGTCTGCCGGAGGAGGCAGGCCTGTACAATCCCGTGGACGTGATCGGGGATGCGGACTCCGCCCGCTTCGAGCATGCCATCAACACCGTGATGGAGGATCCCCATGTGCATATGGTCCTGGCCATGCTGGCGCCCACGGACATGCTGGACGTCACCAGCGTGGCGAGCACCATCGCCGCCTTCTCCGGGACCACCCGGGTACCGGTGGCCACGGCGTTCGTGGGCGGCGAGGATGTGGCTAAGGGCTCCCGCATACTCATGGAGGCCGGTGTGCCCTGCTACCAGTCGCCGGACCGAGCCGTTCGGGCCCTGGCAGCGATGGTCGACTACAAGGAGATGCAGGACCGCAGGACCGAGCGCGATGCGCCGCCCGTGCTGGGAGATCAGGCGGCAGTGAGGAGGCTGCTGGACCGGGTAAGGGCGGAAGGCCGGACCGCGCTCACCGAGAGCGAGGGGAAGGAGATCCTGATGGCGTACGGAATGCCCGTCCCCCCCGAAGGAGAGGCGCGTACCGCCGATGAGGCGGTCAAACTTGCCCACGTCATCGGCTACCCCGTGGTCATGAAGGTATCTTCCCCGGACATAGCCCACAAGACCGATGTGGGAGGCGTGGCCGTCAACCTGCGGAGCGATGACGAGGTCCGCCGAAGCTACCAGCTCATGATGTCCCAGGTACGCTCACGCATGCCCATGGCGCGGATAAACGGGGTCACCGTGGAGAAGATGTTCAGTGGACGGGAGGTCATAGTTGGCATGGTCCGCGACGAGACCTTCGGACCGGTGATGACGTTCGGTCTGGGCGGAATATTCGTGGAGGTCATGAAGGATGTCAGCCACCGCGTGGTACCGCTTACGGAGGAGAGCGTGGACGATATGATACGCTCCATCAAGGCATATCCTATTCTGACGGGTGCCCGGGGCCGCCGTCCGGCCGATGTGAACGCACTCAAGAGCATCATCTTCGGTGTGGCCCAGATCGCCCTGGACTTCCCGGAGATAACTGAGTTCGAGATAAACCCCGTCATGGTCGGTGACGAGGGCCAGGGTTGCGGCGCGGTGGATGCGCTGGTGACCATAAAGAGGGTGAGCTGATGAAGACCCTGTTTCTAAGTTCCGTGGTGGAGAGGTCTGGTAAGAGCATGGTGACCCTGGGGCTGGCCAAGAACTGCCCCGTCAAGGTGGGATACTTCAAGCCGTTCAAAGAGGTCGTGATGAACGTGGACGGCAAGGTTGTCGATCAGGACGCCCTCCTAATGAAGAGGGCGCTGCGCCTGACGTTCGACGAGGAGGAACTGTGCCCTCTGACGTATGATATCTACCAGCCGGTGGGAATGGAGGATATCCTCAAGGCCTACGATAAGGTCAAGGAAGGAGCGGAGGCCATGCTGGTAGAGGGCACCCGGGACATAACCACCGGCTGCATGGGGTCGGTCTCAGGGATGACCATCGCCCAGGCCATGGACGCCCAGGTGGTGCTGGTCTCATCGGCCCAGATATCTGCCCTGGACAAGATCTGCATGCTGCGGAGGCTGATGGACCAGTATCCAGTGCATTTCCGGGGAGTGGTGCTCAACCAGGTCGAGGACATGAAGATGGGCAGGCTCCTGGAGAGGCGGGGCATCCGCGTGCTGGGGATGATCCCTCCGGTCAAGGAGCTGCGCGCCTTCCGGGTGAAAGAGGTGGCCGACGCCATAGGGGCCGAGGTGATCAATGGCGACAGGGGCATGGACGGGATGGTGGAGAGGGTCCTGATAGGGGCCATGACCATAGAGACGGCCATGCTCCACATGCGCCGGGTCACGAGAAAGGCCATCATCACCGGGGGCGACCGCACCGACATCCAGATGGCCGCCCTGTCCACGGACACGTCCTGCCTGGTCCTGACCGGCGGCATGTTCCCGTCCAAGACGGTGATGACCAAAGCCTACGAGGTGGGCGTCCCCATCCTGGTGACACGACACAACACCATGGAGGCGGCGGAGATGATAGAGCATCTGATCGCCCGCATCGACCCAGAGGATGGGACCAAGATATCCCAGATCGCGGACGTGGTGAAGCGACATGTGGACCTGGAGGCGGTGTGGGGGGATTGAGCCAAGATAAAATGGTAAATATACTGCCAGGAGAATCTGGTCCAGACTACACTGGGGCTAAACATGACGACCAACGCAGCACCTAATGAGGGAGAGCGGCACAAGTTCCCGAAAAAGCACCTCGTGACCGGTGAGAGGATCTTATGGGAGGGGAGGCCATCCATCGTGGTTTACTTCCTGCGCTCGCTCCTCCTATTCGTCTTCGGTGGCCTGTTCGGGGTTATGGCGATCCTGCAGAGCAATCAGGAAGTGGACCTGGCGAACCTAGGCACATTCCTGGCATTGTTGGCCATGCTGCTGCTGGTCGTGCTCATGGTAGGGGTGCACCGCAAATGGGGGTTATTATCCGGCCTGATCTCTGTGGCGATAATAGTTCTCGTCGTCCTTAACGTTCATGTCAACGGCCTGGTGTACTTCATCCCCATGATAATCGGCCTGCTGGCCTTTGCCATAGAGTACTTGATATGGTCCCACACCTTCTTTGCGATCTCCGATCGCAGGATCATGACCCAGTATGGCATCTTCAACATAATGTTCGCCGACACCCAGATAGACAGGGTGCAGAACGTGACGGTGGTGCAGCCTCTCATCGAGCGCATACTGGGGTACGGGGACGTGATGTTCGCTACCGCGGGCGAGATGGGTGGCATACAGAGCAGCGACCCCCGGGAGATGATGAAGTCCGGTGGCGCCATAGTCTGGGATAATATCCCCAAGCCCTTCCAGGTCCGTAAGGTCGCCGAGGAGATCATCTTCTCAGCGAACCGGAGGCAGACGGTGCAGTACGTCCCCGCTCCTGCCCCGACCTACGTTGCGCCTCAGGTCGTGAGCCAGCCAGCGCCGGCCTATGCCCCCTCCCAGTCCGCTGCTCAGCCAGCGCAGACCTACGCTACTTCTGCGCCCGCGGTGCAGCCAGCCGCATCTACGGCAGCTCCGTCTCAACCGTCCATACCCACGGCGGAGGCCGAGGAGAGGATGATAAAGCTCAAAGAGATGCGGGACAAGAACCTGATCTCCGAGGAGGAGTACCAGCAGAAGAGGAAGGAGATCCTGGGGCGGTTCTGAGGTCGCCCCGGTCCATTTTTCTTCAATACTCGATGGCGCTGGTGCCGTCCTCAAGCTCCTTTATGGTGATGACATTGGTCATCAGGTCCTTGGTGTCGTCGATGTGCGTGATGAGGATGATCTGATGGAACTGCTTCTCCAGACGGTTCAGGGTGGTCATGATGTTCCTCTTGCGAGTGTGGTCCTGGGAACCGAATATCTCATCCAGGATCAGGAAGTTGATGTCGTTGCCGGAGCGGTCGGCCAGCAGCCTGGAGATGGCCAGCCGCAGGCTTAGATTGGCCAGGTCCCCCTCGCCTCCCGAGAACCGGCTCAGCGGGTACTTGTCGCCACCGTCGTAGATCTGCATCTCGTAATCCTCGTCCAGCTCGATCCCCCCGTAGCGGGAGTCGGTCATGTCAGTGAAGAGATGGGAGGAGACCTCGGAGAGGGTGGGGACCACCCGTTCCATGACGTTCTGCTTGAAGTCCAGCATCACCTTCTCCAGGGTTGCCAGCTGCTCCACCTTGGTGGCTCGGAGAGACACTCCCCTCTCCTTCTCCAGGACCTCATCCAAGGCCACCTTACGGTCGTCCCTTCGCCCGGCGGCCAGCTCCAGGGCCATGGCCTTGCGGGACACCTCTGCATACGCCGCCTCCCGGGCATGGAAGGCAGCATCGTACGCGTCCCTGGCCGACTGCAGCTCCTGGGGAAAGAACCCTACCGCCGCGAGTTCCTCCTCTGCGCTCCTCAGCTCCCTTTCGAGAAGCTCCATCGATGACCTCCTCTCCGCCATCCTCTGCTCCAGGTCGGGGAGGTTGGAGCACTCTCCCCTCAGCTTCTTGGCCCTCTCGGCGAGCGGTCTCAGAGCGGTGATACTCTCCCTCACCTCCCTGTGCTCCGAGGGGTCGAAGCTGACCTCACCCATGGACTCCATCTCCTGCACCGTCCTGGCCAGATCGGCAGAGAGTTCGTTCGATCTCTGCTCGAAGCCTTCCACGCGAGCGGACAGCGTCCTCTCCCGGTCGACGTCGTCCTGCAGCTTCTTCTTCCTCTCCTCCAGTAGCTCCTTGCGCCGCCTTGCCTGCTCCGTCTCCTCCCGGATGTCCTGAAGCTCACAGTCCAGCTGGTGGAGCTGGGCGGATTTCTGGGAGCGCTCCTCATCCAGCTTGATGACCAGGTGGTGATGGTGCTCCCCCAGGGGCCGCTCGCAGGTGGGGCAGATGCTCTCCGGCCCCAGACGTGACATCTCCTTGGTCTTGGTGCCCAGGTCATCTGTCTCGCGTTGCAGCCGCTGCCTCTCCGATCCTAGTCGGGCCAGGGACTCCCTCCTTTCTGCGAGGGTCTGGTCCAAAAGCTCCAGATTGGACGTCACCCTCATCAGGCTGTCCTGGGGGCCCTTCAGCGTGTTAATCTCCTCCTGGGCGTTCGTCCATGCCTCATCGTTCTTACGTATCTCGTCGCGGATGCGGTTGATGTTCTGAGCTATGGCCTTCCTTCGTTCGTATCGCCCCAGGCCCTCGTCCATCAGTTCCTTCCGGGATATCAGGGCCTCCAGCTCCTTCTCCTGCTGCTCCAGCGACGGCAGGGCGGCGAGCCTCTGCCTGATCTTGCGCACATCCCCGTCCAGAAGCTCCAGGGCCCGACGCCCCTCCTCGACCTCCTTCCGCTTGTCCAGGGCCCGACGCTCCACTCTCCTGTGCTCCTCCTCCTTAAGGGAGAGCCATTCTCTCCTGCCTTTTGTTGCTTCCAGTTCCGTCTCCCTGGCCCTCGCTTCCTCGTTGGCGGTTGCCATCTCCTGATGCAGCTCGGCGATCTGGGACTCTAGGGAATCGATCTCCTCGCCCAGGACGACCTTGCGCTCCCTGCGGTCCGGGGTCATCAGCTGCTCGTTGACCGCTTGTAAGAGCTGCCGCTCGCTCTTAACATCCCGGCGGATCCCGTCCACCACGTCCTGTAGGACGTCCAGTTGGAGCATTCGCATCACCAGCCTCTTTCTGTCTGCGGGGGTCAGAGCAGATAGGGCGGATAGGTCCTTCTGCCGGGCGAACACCGAGATGAAGAACGCCTGGTGGTCCATACCCAGTATTTCCTCGATCTTCTTCGTCACCCCGCGATCGCTCTTGGCGATGACGCCGCCGCCGGCCATAAGCTCGGCCTCGGTCTTTAGGTCCTTCCCCCGCAGGGAACGTTTGAGCCGGTACTGGACCTGGCCCAGCTCGAACTCCAGTTCCACAGCGCAGTCCTCATGGGGCCCTGCCCCGCTCCTCTTGATGCCTTCCTTCCCGCTGCGGCTCTCGCTGCGGTTACCATAAAGGGCCCAGGAGACCGCCTCAATGAGAGTGCTCTTGCCGGCCCCGTTGGGTCCCATGATTCCGATCACGCCCTCAGGGAACTCCACCCGGGCATGCCTGAACTTCCGATAGTTTATCAGCTCCAGGTAGATCAGTCTGATCCTTCCAGCCCCCTCTTGAGGTACTCCAGGCCGCACAGCTTGAGCGTGTCCTTGTCAACATTGTCGATGGGATAACGGTCCAGATACGACACGAACTCCTCTTCCAGGGAGGTCAGGGCGGAGGAGCCTACCTGGATCGAGACCCCCTCCTGGACGACCTCGAACTTGGGCTCGAAGTGCGCGGCCCGGGCGGCCAGGTCACGGAGTCGCTTGAAGTCCACCGTCACATATAGGGATCGGCTCAGGTTCTTGACCACCAGCCTTACAATCTTGTCCTCCAGTTCCTGAGACAGGAGGCCCTCCAGTTCCTCCTTCAGCGTTGTCGGCTCCATCCCTCGTGCGTCCACAGGGCCCAGGTCCAGCATGGGGCGGGTGGGCAGCTCGCGGAAGGTCCTGCTCCCGGCCTCCAGGTCCAGGACGTAGAAGCCCTTAGGCTGTCCCGCCTCCGAAAAGGAGAAGCGCTCGGTGGAGCCGGAATAGGCCGCGTTACTCTTCACATCGTAGCGCTGGTGGTAGTGGCCCAGGGCGATGTAGTCCATGTCGTCCCGGAGGTAACCAGTGTCGACCAGCTGCTCGTTGAACTCGTTCATCTTGAACTCGCTGAACCCCACCACGCCAGCATGGAGCATGGCGATGTTAAAGCGTGTCGCATCGCTCCTCTGGATGAGCGGTAGCTGCTCCTTGAAGCCCTCCCCCTCGGAGTGGGGCACGGCGTGAACTGTGAGGTCCCCGATGACGATCCTCTGATACTCGCCTCGATAAACTGGATATATGCCATCAAGGTGCTCGAAGAGCCGGAAGGCGCTGCCTGTCTCCCTCAGTCGGGGAGTGGAGTGGTTGCCGGCTATGATCACCACTGGTATCTTCGCCTGCGACAGTCGCACCAGCTGCTCCAGGGCGAAGCTCAGGGCACGGTTGGACGGCCTCACGGTGTCGAAGAGATCGCCGCTGTGCAGTACCACGTCGGGTCGAAGCTCCAGGACACTGTCCACGAACGCCTCGAACGAGCGGTATGTGTCCACCTCACGCTGGTTCAAGCCCTTGTAAGGACCGTCCTTCTCGCACACCTTGCGGTACGCGGAGAAGCCCAGGTGAGTATCCGCCACGTGAACGACCTTCAGATCGACACCCTCGCCGAGCCCAC
Protein-coding sequences here:
- a CDS encoding PH domain-containing protein, coding for MTTNAAPNEGERHKFPKKHLVTGERILWEGRPSIVVYFLRSLLLFVFGGLFGVMAILQSNQEVDLANLGTFLALLAMLLLVVLMVGVHRKWGLLSGLISVAIIVLVVLNVHVNGLVYFIPMIIGLLAFAIEYLIWSHTFFAISDRRIMTQYGIFNIMFADTQIDRVQNVTVVQPLIERILGYGDVMFATAGEMGGIQSSDPREMMKSGGAIVWDNIPKPFQVRKVAEEIIFSANRRQTVQYVPAPAPTYVAPQVVSQPAPAYAPSQSAAQPAQTYATSAPAVQPAASTAAPSQPSIPTAEAEERMIKLKEMRDKNLISEEEYQQKRKEILGRF
- a CDS encoding DUF72 domain-containing protein — protein: MFIGCSGWSFEDWVGRFYPVNMAKKKEEWLRYYSGYFNTVEINSTFFREPEDFIVNGWIKKGSVLKDFEFSVKMPQTVTHQALVKNEGEQAGVMASSFEVRCVKPLAESGLLGAALLQLSPSFENEEGPREALRSALSALDTDVYRYAVEFRHGSWFDGTSGDLEEQAFELLQSLNVANVLADGPEAPAGRKCSANHAYFRFHGRTREVWSDQEQEESLRLSRFDHLYDDEEMKKLAASVQVVSATRSQTRAYFCNNSRAKSVRNALQLMDHLGIAHKEKDIPVDDHSAVGPFLMSKR
- a CDS encoding CoA-binding protein; this translates as MPKMIKPIYDDMVNVGPVGGLRELFEASSIAVVGASRSEGKIGHVVLRNIIGSGYRGALYPVNPKADNILGLRTYPDVSSIPGEVEMVVITVPNHAVPQVMEDAGEKRVKVAVVITAGFKETGRKGAELEQQVGEIARKHGIRVLGPNCLGVISTSNGMNATFTNDYPREGSVAITSQSGAICSVVLDWARATRIGFSKFVSVGNKLDIDEADLMTYLKDDEGTRVIGMYIEGMARGQEFMTAARAVTREKPVIALKAGRTAFGAKATSSHTGALSGSDQVYEAALAQSGVIRVDTIDELFDLLQAFGTLALPQGDGLAIVTNAGGLGVLAADAVSDHGITLASFTKETVERLASGLPEEAGLYNPVDVIGDADSARFEHAINTVMEDPHVHMVLAMLAPTDMLDVTSVASTIAAFSGTTRVPVATAFVGGEDVAKGSRILMEAGVPCYQSPDRAVRALAAMVDYKEMQDRRTERDAPPVLGDQAAVRRLLDRVRAEGRTALTESEGKEILMAYGMPVPPEGEARTADEAVKLAHVIGYPVVMKVSSPDIAHKTDVGGVAVNLRSDDEVRRSYQLMMSQVRSRMPMARINGVTVEKMFSGREVIVGMVRDETFGPVMTFGLGGIFVEVMKDVSHRVVPLTEESVDDMIRSIKAYPILTGARGRRPADVNALKSIIFGVAQIALDFPEITEFEINPVMVGDEGQGCGAVDALVTIKRVS
- a CDS encoding phosphotransacetylase family protein; the protein is MKTLFLSSVVERSGKSMVTLGLAKNCPVKVGYFKPFKEVVMNVDGKVVDQDALLMKRALRLTFDEEELCPLTYDIYQPVGMEDILKAYDKVKEGAEAMLVEGTRDITTGCMGSVSGMTIAQAMDAQVVLVSSAQISALDKICMLRRLMDQYPVHFRGVVLNQVEDMKMGRLLERRGIRVLGMIPPVKELRAFRVKEVADAIGAEVINGDRGMDGMVERVLIGAMTIETAMLHMRRVTRKAIITGGDRTDIQMAALSTDTSCLVLTGGMFPSKTVMTKAYEVGVPILVTRHNTMEAAEMIEHLIARIDPEDGTKISQIADVVKRHVDLEAVWGD
- a CDS encoding DNA repair exonuclease gives rise to the protein MADTHLGFSAYRKVCEKDGPYKGLNQREVDTYRSFEAFVDSVLELRPDVVLHSGDLFDTVRPSNRALSFALEQLVRLSQAKIPVVIIAGNHSTPRLRETGSAFRLFEHLDGIYPVYRGEYQRIVIGDLTVHAVPHSEGEGFKEQLPLIQRSDATRFNIAMLHAGVVGFSEFKMNEFNEQLVDTGYLRDDMDYIALGHYHQRYDVKSNAAYSGSTERFSFSEAGQPKGFYVLDLEAGSRTFRELPTRPMLDLGPVDARGMEPTTLKEELEGLLSQELEDKIVRLVVKNLSRSLYVTVDFKRLRDLAARAAHFEPKFEVVQEGVSIQVGSSALTSLEEEFVSYLDRYPIDNVDKDTLKLCGLEYLKRGLEGSD
- a CDS encoding SMC family ATPase; amino-acid sequence: MRPGVPQEGAGRIRLIYLELINYRKFRHARVEFPEGVIGIMGPNGAGKSTLIEAVSWALYGNRSESRSGKEGIKRSGAGPHEDCAVELEFELGQVQYRLKRSLRGKDLKTEAELMAGGGVIAKSDRGVTKKIEEILGMDHQAFFISVFARQKDLSALSALTPADRKRLVMRMLQLDVLQDVVDGIRRDVKSERQLLQAVNEQLMTPDRRERKVVLGEEIDSLESQIAELHQEMATANEEARARETELEATKGRREWLSLKEEEHRRVERRALDKRKEVEEGRRALELLDGDVRKIRQRLAALPSLEQQEKELEALISRKELMDEGLGRYERRKAIAQNINRIRDEIRKNDEAWTNAQEEINTLKGPQDSLMRVTSNLELLDQTLAERRESLARLGSERQRLQRETDDLGTKTKEMSRLGPESICPTCERPLGEHHHHLVIKLDEERSQKSAQLHQLDCELQDIREETEQARRRKELLEERKKKLQDDVDRERTLSARVEGFEQRSNELSADLARTVQEMESMGEVSFDPSEHREVRESITALRPLAERAKKLRGECSNLPDLEQRMAERRSSMELLERELRSAEEELAAVGFFPQELQSARDAYDAAFHAREAAYAEVSRKAMALELAAGRRDDRKVALDEVLEKERGVSLRATKVEQLATLEKVMLDFKQNVMERVVPTLSEVSSHLFTDMTDSRYGGIELDEDYEMQIYDGGDKYPLSRFSGGEGDLANLSLRLAISRLLADRSGNDINFLILDEIFGSQDHTRKRNIMTTLNRLEKQFHQIILITHIDDTKDLMTNVITIKELEDGTSAIEY